From Carya illinoinensis cultivar Pawnee chromosome 5, C.illinoinensisPawnee_v1, whole genome shotgun sequence, one genomic window encodes:
- the LOC122311133 gene encoding arabinogalactan protein 41-like translates to MAVSKVSSFGVVAIIFAIILQMAQAQSPAPAPAPTSDGSSIDQGIAYVLMLLALALTYIIH, encoded by the exons atggcagTTTCTAAGGTTTCATCATTCGGGGTGGTCGCTATCATATTCGCCATCATCTTGCAAATGGCTCAGGCACAATCTCCCGCTCCTGCTCCTGCGCCCACAAGTGACG GCTCGTCAATAGATCAAGGAATAGCATATGTGCTGATGCTGCTGGCTTTGGCGCTCACATACATCATCCACTAA
- the LOC122310844 gene encoding uncharacterized protein LOC122310844 isoform X1, whose product MEMDLEESKHEEVPNCNSVCDRELVHCRCGELEERSKKAEGRCVELELDILKKKSENEVLEAKLRALEIDRLAIEDQLQVLKRENGELKKFVSGFEGESKFSSRRERIVDLTAENEDEDNLFQALIENKVLEYEKRRAESEVEVWKEKFRCLQATAGTPLNDFPYKLDARTEEKKKGVCLEYGRRARKQLTFEEEKSPNKKLAPSTPGGARPASLCILDISDSENEQTTNIQLPASHNEGIQNVQILGDGTLASPVGSEKELVYGNSSKQTHYDENDEEDVDACNENLLFTPTSRRKRVSNIVTSDSESDEDDIPISKLKRMRLQEKVPGQVVSELNGCSVTATTTLGDNVKGSVTPPRRRVATLRKREGQGRVERNSSIQAGESVYHRGIPTSNNVEADSEEVGSDSEGESLGGFIVESSDVSHADDASSESTEVSDENTSESTEVSDENIDFGEILSKIQRRKDGKSKWEFEGDMLAELGKDSELCMKAVCALYRRQTSDEKFSKETFYNNHQGFSTFDAPRASFLAEFLTDGDPEGGLKKSVTELQEYDPKAVEFCRTMATRYSKQLFEIYKIKEDPHFLPS is encoded by the exons ATGGAGATGGATTTGGAAGAATCGAAACATGAAGAAGTCCCAAACTGTAATAGCGTTTGCGACAGGGAATTGGTACATTGTCGGTGCGGTGAATTGGAAGAGAGGAGCAAGAAAGCTGAAGGGAGGTGTGTTGAGTTGGAATTGGATATTCTAAAGAAGAAGAGCGAAAATGAAGTACTTGAGGCCAAATTGAGGGCATTGGAAATTGACAGGCTTGCAATTGAGGATCAACTTCAGGtattgaaaagagagaatggTGAACTTAAAAAATTCGTTAGCGGTTTTGAAGGTGAAAGTAAATTTAGTAGTCGAAGAGAAAGGATTGTTGATTTGACGGCTGAGAATGAGGACGAAGATAATCTCTTTCAGGCTTTGATTGAGAATAAGGTTTTGGAATATGAGAAGAGAAGAGCTGAGAGTGAGGTTGAGGTTTGGAAGGAAAAGTTCAGGTGTCTGCAAGCAACAG CAGGCACACCTTTAAATGACTTTCCATATAAACTTGATGCTCGTactgaggaaaaaaagaaaggtgtCTGCTTGGAATATGGTAGGCGCGCAAGAAAACAgttgacatttgaagaagagaaGAGCCCCAACAAAAAGTTGGCTCCATCCACTCCGGGTGGTGCTAGACCTGCTTCCCTTTGCATTCTGGATATCAGTGACAGTGAGAATGAACAAACTACCAATATCCAATTACCTGCTTCTCATAATGAGGGCATTCAGAATGTTCAAATTTTAGGGGATGGTACATTAGCATCACCTGTGGGAAGTGAAAAGGAATTGGTTTATGGAAATAGTTCGAAACAGACACATTATGATGAGAATGATGAGGAAGATGTGGATGCTTGCAATGAGAACCTTTTATTTACTCCGACTTCCAGAAGAAAACGAGTATCGAATATTGTTACTAGTGACAGTGAGAGTGATGAGGATGATATTCCAATCTCTAAACTCAAGCGGATGCGTCTTCAGGAAAAAGTTCCTGGTCAAGTAGTTTCTGAGTTGAATGGCTGCTCAGTGACGGCTACGACTACTCTGGGTGACAATGTCAAGGGCAGTGTAACCCCTCCAAGGCGCCGTGTGGCAACTTTGAGAAAACGTGAAGGACAGGGCAGGGTTGAAAGAAATTCTTCAATTCAGGCTGGTGAGTCTGTTTATCATCGAGGAATCCCTACAAGTAACAATGTTGAAGCTGATTCAGAAGAGGTTGGGTCAGACAGTGAGGGTGAAAGTTTGGGTGGGTTTATTGTTGAGAGCTCTGATGTTTCTCATGCTGATGATGCTTCTAGTGAGTCAACAGAGGTATCAGATGAAAATACTAGTGAGTCAACAGAGGTATCAGATGAAAATATTGACTTCGGTGAGATTTTATCCAAAATTCAACGGAGGAAAGATGGTAAATCAAAATGGGAGTTTGAGGGGGACATGCTTGCAGAATTGGGGAAGGATTCTGAACTATGCATGAAGGCTGTATGTGCTCTGTATCGACGGCAAACTTCTGATGAAAAATTTAGTAAGGAAACATTTTACAACAACCACCAAGGTTTTAGCACGTTTGATGCCCCAAG GGCTTCTTTTTTGGCCGAGTTTCTCACAGATGGAGACCCTGAAGGTGGTCTTAAGAAATCCGTTACAGAGTTACAAGAGTACGACCCAAAGGCAGTGGAGTTTTGCCGAACAATGGCAACTCGCTACTCTAAACAACTGTTTGAGATCTACAAGATAAAAGAGGATCCTCACTTTCTCCCTTCTTGA
- the LOC122310844 gene encoding uncharacterized protein LOC122310844 isoform X2 gives MEMDLEESKHEEVPNCNSVCDRELVHCRCGELEERSKKAEGRCVELELDILKKKSENEVLEAKLRALEIDRLAIEDQLQVLKRENGELKKFVSGFEGESKFSSRRERIVDLTAENEDEDNLFQALIENKVLEYEKRRAESEVEVWKEKFRCLQATGTPLNDFPYKLDARTEEKKKGVCLEYGRRARKQLTFEEEKSPNKKLAPSTPGGARPASLCILDISDSENEQTTNIQLPASHNEGIQNVQILGDGTLASPVGSEKELVYGNSSKQTHYDENDEEDVDACNENLLFTPTSRRKRVSNIVTSDSESDEDDIPISKLKRMRLQEKVPGQVVSELNGCSVTATTTLGDNVKGSVTPPRRRVATLRKREGQGRVERNSSIQAGESVYHRGIPTSNNVEADSEEVGSDSEGESLGGFIVESSDVSHADDASSESTEVSDENTSESTEVSDENIDFGEILSKIQRRKDGKSKWEFEGDMLAELGKDSELCMKAVCALYRRQTSDEKFSKETFYNNHQGFSTFDAPRASFLAEFLTDGDPEGGLKKSVTELQEYDPKAVEFCRTMATRYSKQLFEIYKIKEDPHFLPS, from the exons ATGGAGATGGATTTGGAAGAATCGAAACATGAAGAAGTCCCAAACTGTAATAGCGTTTGCGACAGGGAATTGGTACATTGTCGGTGCGGTGAATTGGAAGAGAGGAGCAAGAAAGCTGAAGGGAGGTGTGTTGAGTTGGAATTGGATATTCTAAAGAAGAAGAGCGAAAATGAAGTACTTGAGGCCAAATTGAGGGCATTGGAAATTGACAGGCTTGCAATTGAGGATCAACTTCAGGtattgaaaagagagaatggTGAACTTAAAAAATTCGTTAGCGGTTTTGAAGGTGAAAGTAAATTTAGTAGTCGAAGAGAAAGGATTGTTGATTTGACGGCTGAGAATGAGGACGAAGATAATCTCTTTCAGGCTTTGATTGAGAATAAGGTTTTGGAATATGAGAAGAGAAGAGCTGAGAGTGAGGTTGAGGTTTGGAAGGAAAAGTTCAGGTGTCTGCAAGCAACAG GCACACCTTTAAATGACTTTCCATATAAACTTGATGCTCGTactgaggaaaaaaagaaaggtgtCTGCTTGGAATATGGTAGGCGCGCAAGAAAACAgttgacatttgaagaagagaaGAGCCCCAACAAAAAGTTGGCTCCATCCACTCCGGGTGGTGCTAGACCTGCTTCCCTTTGCATTCTGGATATCAGTGACAGTGAGAATGAACAAACTACCAATATCCAATTACCTGCTTCTCATAATGAGGGCATTCAGAATGTTCAAATTTTAGGGGATGGTACATTAGCATCACCTGTGGGAAGTGAAAAGGAATTGGTTTATGGAAATAGTTCGAAACAGACACATTATGATGAGAATGATGAGGAAGATGTGGATGCTTGCAATGAGAACCTTTTATTTACTCCGACTTCCAGAAGAAAACGAGTATCGAATATTGTTACTAGTGACAGTGAGAGTGATGAGGATGATATTCCAATCTCTAAACTCAAGCGGATGCGTCTTCAGGAAAAAGTTCCTGGTCAAGTAGTTTCTGAGTTGAATGGCTGCTCAGTGACGGCTACGACTACTCTGGGTGACAATGTCAAGGGCAGTGTAACCCCTCCAAGGCGCCGTGTGGCAACTTTGAGAAAACGTGAAGGACAGGGCAGGGTTGAAAGAAATTCTTCAATTCAGGCTGGTGAGTCTGTTTATCATCGAGGAATCCCTACAAGTAACAATGTTGAAGCTGATTCAGAAGAGGTTGGGTCAGACAGTGAGGGTGAAAGTTTGGGTGGGTTTATTGTTGAGAGCTCTGATGTTTCTCATGCTGATGATGCTTCTAGTGAGTCAACAGAGGTATCAGATGAAAATACTAGTGAGTCAACAGAGGTATCAGATGAAAATATTGACTTCGGTGAGATTTTATCCAAAATTCAACGGAGGAAAGATGGTAAATCAAAATGGGAGTTTGAGGGGGACATGCTTGCAGAATTGGGGAAGGATTCTGAACTATGCATGAAGGCTGTATGTGCTCTGTATCGACGGCAAACTTCTGATGAAAAATTTAGTAAGGAAACATTTTACAACAACCACCAAGGTTTTAGCACGTTTGATGCCCCAAG GGCTTCTTTTTTGGCCGAGTTTCTCACAGATGGAGACCCTGAAGGTGGTCTTAAGAAATCCGTTACAGAGTTACAAGAGTACGACCCAAAGGCAGTGGAGTTTTGCCGAACAATGGCAACTCGCTACTCTAAACAACTGTTTGAGATCTACAAGATAAAAGAGGATCCTCACTTTCTCCCTTCTTGA